The genome window CGAGAATGATGAGTTATGTTAATGAAAATGGATTATGTTTACTATCGGCGTTTCGTAATGACAAAGACAAAAATCAAAATATGAAACGTCATGTTATGATGAAGGAGCAATTCAGAAGGAAAAACGTGAAAGTTGTTGAAGTGGACGGAGTGTTTATTGAAAACAAAGGACAAGCCTCTGAAAAACACGTAGAGGAATTGTTTCTCGCTGCACCATTCTTCCCTGAAAATTGGAGCGATGAATATTCCGAAGAGGATAAAAACATTGCCGGAAGACTCATTTCAAATATATCCTTCGCGTCAACAAAAGACATGACTCCATTTGATAAATTCGTAAATTTCTGCATGAAGATAGGAGGCATTTTCAATCAAGACGCTGTTATTATCGCAAAACCTGGAGATGGCGTGTATCTGCAATATCGCACAGGAAATATTGAAAAAATCGGAACACACGCGACACCCGATAAGATAGGCGAGGCATACACGAGGCTGCGATATGGGATCGATTCAGGACGTACTTTTATCTTCGAGGGAACAAGATCGCCTCATAATCATATTGATGCTTACCGTTTGCAAGCCGAAGGGATATTGTTTTGAGATAAATATGAAGGAAAATAAATTCATGTCAAGATTTAAAGAATATTTAAGAAAATTAGGATTCATAGAATATAATGAATCTTCATTATCAAGAATATTAGTTCACAAAATATTCGAACACGATACCGGAACAATTACGGCATACAGAAACGAATATACTCATAAAGAAAATCAGCAACGAACTAAATCGCTGAAATTGAAATTATTGTCACTCAATTACCAGATCACCAGTGTTAAAGGATCATTTATTGAAAACTACAATAAACCTGGAGCAAAGGAAGTAGGCGAACATGTATTTTTTGTATGCGATTGGAAGAATAATAAACAACTCGAAAAACAACTTGTTGAATTAGGCGAGGAGTTTGAACAGGATTCCGTTTTGTATATACCGAAAGGAGGAAAAACATCTTTCCTTATTGGGACTAAAGAAGATGTTTTTCCTGGCTATCATGTGAAAAATGAATATCCCATAATAAAACTCGGCAAAGAAAATGAAATTATGACGCGAGTTAAAGGCAGACCATTCTTTTTTACGGAAGAGATAATCGGGGAATATGTTTGTGCCAACAACACATCACGTGGCTATCATAGTGTTGAGGCACGAAAGCATTGGAGCAAACTCGAAATTAGATAAGGAAAAAATTAAAATAACAAAACAAAAAAATATAATAGGAGTGAGTCATGAACATTAATCGGACAAAATATATTGAAGACTAAAAATATCGTATCGAAATTAATACAGCGAATTTAATACGTTGCGAACCGCAGTTTGCAATGTCAAAATCAAAGGGAAGATTTCGCATTAAAGAATTAAAACGTCAGGGATATGATTTCACATTATTTGAAATTGGAAGCGAAGGGCAATTGTCCCCTGCAAGAAGAAATAGTAACTATACATAAATATTATATAAAATGCCATTTCAAGGTGTGTTTAGATCAAATAATAAGTTTAAGTAGGAGGAAAATGTATGAAAAAGTTTATCACAATCGTTCTCGGCATCGTTCTTCTTTTTGGATGCAACGATAAGAAGAAGTTGAATGACAACCTGGCTATATTGGCTTTGCTTAGTGTGCTTTCCAATCCAACGTCCAATTACAAAGTGTATACGGATATTTCTTTCAGCAAAGTTGGGAATGCAGTTGCAGTTCCAAACCCCACTGCAAAATCAAGCAAGATGTCCATCGGCAATTCTGTACTTCCTTCAAGGGATGTAACAGATGGATTAACAAACACGATTTACATTATGGGAATCAGAGAAGGGGCGGGAACCATAATGCAAGAAATCAAGTATGTTAACAATGAAAAAACTGTAAGAACCTTGATTTTCAATTATGGGGAAACCAAAGATTATTATTCTGGACTCTACGAATTAACAAATATTCCGCCTTACTCAATTCCAACCGTTATTGAAAAGGAAGGAAAAAAATATCTTCTGTTTTATTCTATTACAGTACCGTATACTCTCGAAAACAGAATAGAATATGAAAGAATGTTTGAAGAAGAGCGAGAAAAGTTATTTCACTTCAACATGTGGGAATTGGAATCCGAAACGGAAACAACAGTACAATATAAGCTGATAACAACTTGGGATTTCAGCGCGATTGAAAATTATCTTGTGACTCTTAAAACAACGTATGGCAATTCCATAAGAGATGCATTAGTCTCTTCCCTTGATTACAATCCCGCAAGAAACACGCTGTATTTTGGAATACGTTATTTCCGAAGATATACTGTCGGAGGCGCGGGAAAAGATGAAGACGCTTTTTTTACGTCGAAACTTGACGGAACGACATTTTCAACCCCGACAAAGATAACCGGAGTAATTGATCCTCTTAATGGAATACATTACACGGATGGAATAACTCGTAATATCGAAGACTCAAAAATAAAGTATGGCACATCTTGTTTATCGGGACTTCATCTTTCCAATGACGGAACAAAGGCATATTTCACAGTATTGGGAGAAATGTGCGACCGTGATTATGTGAAAGTAAATGATGTATATTATTTCGATACGACCGATCCCCATTACTACTATTATCCCTATGTAGTTGTTGCGGATGTCGATGTGGATGGAAATATCACGAATCTTCAAAGAATGCCATCCGAAGTAAATGATAAAAACGCTAATTCTCTGACTGATATATCAAACGATGGAGCATATATCTATGTTGGGAAAATGGATATGTCAACCTGTAGCGTTATAGATGATTATGAAGGAATGGCTCCGTATGAGATTATGTATGGATTGAATGCAGTACCATTGAACAGTAACACATATTGGACAGGAAGTATTTGTATTTATAAGTACAACGGAACAAAATGGGAGATTGCAGATACGATAAGCCCCGTTCAATAAATTTAAAAAGAGTATTTTCTCAATAAAATCTCCTCTTGATATTTAATAAATCAAGAGGAGATTCATTAAGAAAGATTTAAGATAATTGCAGCTAAATAGATGTAAATTTTATGAAGTATTAATGATGGGGAGGTAATGTAATATGATCAAATTATTTAAAAAAATTCATGAGCGTGTACAAAATCGAAGAGCTTTATTGCAAGAATGTATGGATTTCTGTGTAAAGCATAATGAATTCATCACCTCAATCGCGAAAGAACCTCAAACTGAGGAAGAAATATTATCCGGATTTCAAAAGCTCCTCGATGCCGGATTATTATTCAAAATTGATTTTTATTACAGTCTGATGGGGCGGGGCTTGCTGCAAAGAGGACTTATTTTAATCAAGGATGGAAATAGAGTATATGATTCGGATGGAAAATTAATTATTGTTGATAAAATGGAATAACAGGACAGGCAATATATGAATTCAGAACCAAGAATTGAAGCATTTTGGATTACCCCTGGCGGAGAAATCATTCCTGTAAGTAAAACTCACATCCAAAAAGTTATAGAAAATCCTTTTTTGTTTCATTTAACTATTAAGGATGTCACTGATAAATATATTGCAGAGAATGAAGAGCTTGGAGTAGAGGGCAGAGCGAGGGAGCAGATTATCAAAGAATTAATTATGAAAAAATATATTAGAATACGATATTATCCCAAAAAAAGTACATGGACTATAAATACCATTGAATCTAATGAAGGAATATTAAAACTGTTAAAATCATGGGCGACTATGATTGTTAATAATGGATTTTCAAGATATGATCTACTAAATATTGATCTGCCTCAAAAGCAGGTCATTGTGTCAATTGATGAGTTATTAAATATGGATTCTATTCTTCTGGAAAGTTAAATAGGTCTTTGGGATGGATGTTCAATTTTTGGGAAATCTTTAAGAGTGTTTTTAGGGTAATATTTCTTTTGCCGTTTTCTATGCGTTGAAAATACTTATATTCAATAATGTCAGCCATATTTTCTTGTGTCAGACCGGCATTTTCACGATGCTTTTTAATCTGCTCACCAAGGCTTTTTAAAAATATCTGAAATTCTTTATCCGTTTTCATCCAGATATTTATTGCATATTATGATTGACTTTAACACCGTACTATATTACGGTGATTGGCGAATAACAGGGGGATGAGCGATGAAAATAAAAGATACTGAATTATTAGAAATTAACGATGATATTTTTAAGTTTTCTTTGAATAATGTGGATTGTTCTGTTCTATGGTTAAAATCGGGCTTGAGTGGTTTGTATTCCGATTGGATTCATGTATTCTTGCCAAAGATAAGTAAAATGAAATTACATGTAATTTCTGGTAGTCATATTTATGAAGGGTTGCCAGAAGAAATATTCTTGCATCCAGATCATCGTTTTTTTGAAATCTCTCCAGGATTTAATAAACTTAAATATTTGTATATATTTCCAAATAGTGAAAATACGTGGATTGATACCAAAACCATAAACACCATTCCGGAGTTAATTAACAACGCCCTGAATACGATAACAAAAACAACTATTAAGGATATAGCTTTTAATGGTATCCTGGGTTCTGGTGAACATGGTCACGATAAAAATGTAGATGATGAAATTGCAAAGAATATGATTTCATATATTAAGGATTGGTTGAATAAAAATAAAACATCGATAGAAAAAATATATCTTGTTAATAAAGTTGGCAGAGGATTTAATTTGGAATAATTAATATAAGATAAAGAAAAGATCGTTTTTAATCGTAAACGATTAGTTAGCCACGGATGGGAATGATTTGCAGTTATAACTTATAATAAAAATTTGATTTAATCTGACAGTCTCATCATTTAATTCATTCTGTTCCATTTCCACAATAAAATAATAAAAAGGTGTACTTCGTTTTCCATGGTTTATCAACTAAAAATTCAACTTTAACAGGATCACTTGATTTTCCATAATTTTTTATCTTAGTCTCTATTTTATCATCATATGAATTAATTTTCTGATATTTATCTATATTTATATTTAATTTCCATGGTACAATATACTTTTCAAACTGCTTTTTTTCATCTTGCCAATCTTGAATTATCAATATAAATAATTTTATTTTATTATATTTTGCATTTTTTCTTTTTACAATGTCGTTTTTAATTTTCTCAATATTCATTTTATTTTTAAAATCACCAGGGTATTGATATTTAATTTCAATCAAGAAATTATCATCATTATTCTTAGTGATAATTGATAAATCGACTGCTTGCCCATATTTCCCTCTGGGATATTCAGAAATAACTAAATAATTATTGTTTGATAATTCTTTATCTAATAGACTTACCAATAAATCCCTAATATGACGCTCTTGTTTAAGATTAAAAAACAACCTATTGATTTCTTTGATTCCATTAGTAAAATCAGTATTATCTTTATTTATGACTTTATTAATTGCCGTTTGAATTGATTTTATAAAATCCATCGATTATCTCCAATTAATATATTATTATATCACAATATGTTAATGCTTCACAATTAATTCATCCAATTAGTAATCCAATGTTCCAATATCATCACCATAGCCAATGTATCCAGCTCACAGTATTTTAAAAGTCCTTTAATTATATGACGACATTCAAGATCACTTACTTCAGAAAACTGCATCCGAGCATAAGCCATCATTGCAGTCCCGCCGTCTGCAATGAATTCATCTGAAATAAATAAATCCAATGAATCATCACCTATTCCTTCAAATATCGAGGGAAGCAATTTATATGGATCAACAATCTCGCCTTTAGCATTTGTCCGTACCCATCTCCAATCAGATGGATAATTCCTTGATGTGAAACCCGCTGGTATAGAATCAATAGGATTATTGTACTTCTCTTTTAAAAAGTCACAAGTACTAATAATTGCCGGGAATACAGCCTTTATTGAATTGGAGCCTTTTGTTGCTGGGTGATAATAATACTTTTTTACAAGTTCCAGCATATCCACCATATTCCTATCGCCTATCCATTTATCGTTGTTTTTATCGGACGATTGAGAGATGGTTTTAATCCAATGACATAATTCATTTTTATCAGGCTCGTCGGATCTTTGTAACTGACGGTATATATGATTAAGGATTGTATTCTCATGGCTGGCATAGCGAAAAATTGTTCCACTATCACTGCTTAAATCGGATTTCAATGCCCGAACAAAATCAAAGTTTGGGAATTTACCCCTTTCAGTATTAATATATTCTCCTATATGCTCTATGGAACCATCTTTATTGATTATATGATGGGAGAATTGAAATGCTATTGTCTCATAGGGCTTCATTCCTGAATTAAAGGGGATGGCCACAGCTGAGGTTTCAAAATCAATACAGTGGAGGGGATATTCCCAAGAATCCATCTCTTCCTTGAATCCATCTTTATCAAAATAAGGTGAAGGATCATTTTCCTGTATTTTTCTGATCTGAAGCCATTGGCGATTTTGTGTGTCGAGTCTACGTTGCTTATTATTCTCTGATTTTATAATGTCATTTTTACCAACATCCTTCATAAATACGGTGTTTTTATTCAATAAAGCATCCTTTCCTCTGAAATTCCAAATGTTAAATATCAGCGGTTGATCCAGCTCCTGTGGCTTAAGCCCAAATGCCCTTTGAAGACATTCTTTGAATCCATCTTTGTATTGCAATGCATCATCTTCACTGTTGCAGTGGAACTCACAATTTCCACATATTGAGGAAACTTTTGGATCAATACGTTTATCCTCGTTATAGGTTGCTGATAAGTAATCGATCCATTTGCTGAATTCTTTGTCACGTTTTTCTTTTGAATCACTGTTGTGAAATATTAGATCAATTATATCATCCACTCTTACTTTAGTCAATAATTCATTGCCGAAGGATGTTTTTGATATATCGCCTACAGTTTTTATATTTATCCTGTCTTGTTTTTTATTAATAATAAACCGCTGATTTAGTCCATCAACATTTGCTGTTGAATTCTTATTTGCCATCATCAGAAATGATCTAATCTTAAATTCAGGATAAGCTTTACTGATTACATATTTTTGGAAGGCTACATCATAAAGATAGGGACTCCATTTTCTTAAAATATATTTGCCATCTTTATCCAGAAAATTTCCATCTTCATCACTGCCATATGACTTTGATTTTACTTCAATTAGATCAATACCTGAACCATTCTTTATAATGATGTCTGTTCGGATAAAGAGGTTCTCATATTTGAATGCCCCTTCAAAAATAACAACTGAATCATTTTGCAACAACTCGATTGTCTTTGTCAGTGGTTTATTATATCCAGCATAATCAGAAAGATCAATGCCCTCTGGATAATAACACTTAGCCAAGGCTCCAACTTGATAGCCACCTTCTGCCAGAGCCTCAAGAAAGGCATCATCCAGCTTTGCATTGGAATACTCTTTTTTCTTGGCATAATATAGCTTAGTCTCACATTCACAGGCAGTTTTAAATAATGATTTTGTTAAATACCTTGGAGAATCCATTTCAAAGACCTAATATAGCAATCCCATTGCTTGCAATTTAATCTCATCATTATAATACTTTTTTAGTGAAATCCATCGTTTCCAGTCAGGATCATAAGCATACCACTCATTATCATCACAAAAACAGAGATAAACTGCATACTCGTCTTTAAAATGATCCATATGGAATGTTTCTTTAAGACAAGTTACTTCTGTATAGAATGAGAAATTTCTAAGTTTATGTTTGATAATATTGATGTTATCTTTACAATAAAATGAACGTCCAAATAACTTTGTATCTTTAGCTATATCGGGAACCTTTTCAATTATTCGGTTATAAAATAATAATCGTCCATTTTCCTCATAACCCACTATCAAAGCAAAGTGGTTTGGTTTCTTTTCATCTTCTGATGGAGAATATATATCAATCAACATCATGATTGTCAAGTTGTATAAACACTATGGCTTAATATCCAGTGAAAACAATTTATCAGCCAAATATCTAATACAATATCGTGATTGCTTTGCTTCTTCAATCGTTATGAAACCATTAGAAAGTCGTTCGTCAATGAACATTTGCATTCCATAGATACTATCTAATAACTCTGTTAATCGTTCTGATTCTTTGTTCATTGTTGATCTCCATTTGGATGAGTATTTATATCATTTTTTCAATTTAAAATATTTTAATATTATTTTGAATTCTTGTAAATACCCATAAGATTCTTTAATAATTTTATCATTTTAATTAATAGATACCCGACTCCATGATCAGAATAAATAAGAACAACAAAAATATTATTCAAGTTGGAAAACATTGGAGGTTCATAAAATTTAATTGTTTGGTAAGTCACGTTTATGTTTTATACCTTTGACCGACATGGCAATTCATGATGACATTCCCGTTTATTTCAAGCAGACCAATGTATCTGGAGTAATCAGATGAATATATTTAATAGTTTCTATTTACAATATATCAGGTAGTTAATTATAAGATACACCTTTAAGGTCTATCTTCTGGTTTATCGCACGGAGAAGCACCCGAAGATCAAAGTCTGATTTATGAACAGATCCAACAATATAAGAATAAGAAATAAAATGTCGCCATATCATAAAAGTCAGAGCAGTATAAAAAAGTAATATATCTATCAATATAAAACAAATGGAGCCCAGAAATAAGGATGATGGTAATACTTATCGGATCCCATAAATTATTTATGACAGTCGCTGGCAGATTAAGTAATAGGTTTTACAATTTGACCGTTTGTTATTTTGAAATTAATACAGTTCAAAATTTTGGATAAAAGAGGATCAGTATCGAGTAATTTTACTACTTTCGTTAAATACTCCTAATATAAAGAAAAAAATGCATTATATACATCATTTATATTCGTATTTGTTATACCATGGTATAAACGCAAATATGCAGTATAATCTTAAACAATATTGATTGCCATCCCCAGAAACAATTCAATATCATTTGGAATCATATCATTGCCTGGTACTTTGTACGGACCCATCAAATGATTTTCCTGAAATCGTGAAATCGTGTTTTCACTTAATGCAGAAATCAAATTATCAAGATCTTTCTGATTAACCGAATCTTGTCTCTGGTTGATTTTTTCAGTGACAAATTTTTCAATAATAAAAAAGGCATATTTAGCCTTTCTAATTTTCGCTTCAGCAAGGATGGAAGCAATACTATAAACTAATTGGTATCGCAATTCAAGATGTTTTATTGTAAATTTCTTCTGGAAAATCGCCTTTAATAATTCCTCAATTCTTGCGGGTACATTTGAATTTTCGCCATTCCATATATCTAATTGCTTTTGCAGTAAATATTCTTTTATAAGTTTATTTGAAAATGGCTCATCAACCTTAGCTTCAATACCGATTACAATTTTATCTTTATTCAATTGACCAATTATCAACAAATCATGTTTTCGACCGCTACCATATTTATCAAAACGTGTTTCAAATTCAGGAGAAACCATGATGAAATCTATCTTTGATTCAAAATATTGATTTATTAAATTATTAATTAATTCACCTTGTTTAGTAAAATCAGTAATCCAGGCCCGCCCCAACTCTTTAGCGTTCCGTCCATCTTTCCAATGTTCATCTTTTGCCGGCGGACATTTGGTTTCCCAATCCTTCAGGCTATTGATTATATCACTTTCATTTAAATCCTTACAAATAATCATACCATCCCCCAATATTAAAAATTATTTATACCAAAACCCTCGCACTCCAATTATCACAATACTACAGCAGCAATGTCCAGGGCACTTCATGGTGCGCCACAGAACTATTTTCTCTATATGCCACCCATCATGAAACCGAATCTCATGCGTTTCCTCAATGGTACACCTTTGGGGGGCAAATAAATTAAATTACGATAAATATATCTTCTATATTTGTGTTTTGATTTTCAATAAGCCAATTTCTTATAGAGAGCTTTAATTTATTTGTTATCAACTCTTTAACATTGATAGGAAAGCCTGCCTTATCTGTTTCACCCCATTCACCACTTATAGATATTTGCTTTATCTGATGCTTGTATACACGAGTCAAACAGTCATTAATTAAATCCTGGATACCATCAATATCTTTATCAAGAGGAATGTATCTTTCATTATTAAATAAGTATATATATTTTAGTTTTGAAAAACCTGGTTCTATATAATATAATCCATAGTGAGGATGGGCATTGATATTTTTAGGAAAGGAAATATCCTCATCATCAACATTGATTATTTCTGAACATTCCCGACCCTTGATTTTTGGTAAAAATTCATTTACCCATTGGTAATATGTTTTATTAAAATTCATTCTCAATAATAGGGCCATACAATCAGTATTAATTATACTAAATCGATAAATATCATCATGGATTTCTATTATATTGGTTTTATTTATAGTTTGAATTGTAAGTGGGTTAATGTTTTCGATATTACAACCTTTTGGTTTATCTGTCCTTGATTTTACCAAAGATTTTAAACCAGACTTGATAAAATGATAAGCATTATTAGTTTCTTTTGTATCACGATCAATAAGATTACTGTTTTGCCTATTTTTCATTCTCATGTAATCTTCGATTGAAATGGTTCCATCTTTGCCGCAAGATTGTCTGCTAAAACTCTCATTGAAATCATAATTTATGAATTTATCATAATAATCCTGAATTTCAATATCATTTCTCTTTGATTTATCCCAAAGGGTCTTGCTTACGTTTAATATTGATGTAGCCGGTGCGTTAAAAATAGTATATCTAATTTTATCATTTAGTTCTGGTTTCATAAGAACTACTTCATCTATATTCCTGACAATTCCCAGTTTGATATGATATTTTAATATATCATTAATGTATTCAATTTTCCCACCCTCTCCATGGATGATTATCCATTTAGTCAATATTTTCTGAAGTGTCATTTGATTATGTATTACAGAATAAAATTATTATTTCATCATAAGTAAAAGAGTCAACATGGAATGATTCAGGCTAATGAGAAAATTAGCAACTGAAACATTCTTCAAAAAAACACTTCAACTCCATTGATATAGGAGATTCCGGAATTTCGTTGAATAAATATTCATAAGACATCCAATGGAGGCTTAATTTTTCCGTTCTTTCTTCGATCATTTCTGGATAAAACCATTTATAATCCTTATCATTCTTAGCCAAACAGGACCTTTTGATATCATCAATGATATGGTTTGAGTTCTCCATATATTCCTGAAACTTGTATTGATATAATCGAGATTT of Spirochaetota bacterium contains these proteins:
- a CDS encoding helix-turn-helix transcriptional regulator is translated as MKTDKEFQIFLKSLGEQIKKHRENAGLTQENMADIIEYKYFQRIENGKRNITLKTLLKISQKLNIHPKDLFNFPEE
- a CDS encoding DUF2779 domain-containing protein, translating into MDSPRYLTKSLFKTACECETKLYYAKKKEYSNAKLDDAFLEALAEGGYQVGALAKCYYPEGIDLSDYAGYNKPLTKTIELLQNDSVVIFEGAFKYENLFIRTDIIIKNGSGIDLIEVKSKSYGSDEDGNFLDKDGKYILRKWSPYLYDVAFQKYVISKAYPEFKIRSFLMMANKNSTANVDGLNQRFIINKKQDRINIKTVGDISKTSFGNELLTKVRVDDIIDLIFHNSDSKEKRDKEFSKWIDYLSATYNEDKRIDPKVSSICGNCEFHCNSEDDALQYKDGFKECLQRAFGLKPQELDQPLIFNIWNFRGKDALLNKNTVFMKDVGKNDIIKSENNKQRRLDTQNRQWLQIRKIQENDPSPYFDKDGFKEEMDSWEYPLHCIDFETSAVAIPFNSGMKPYETIAFQFSHHIINKDGSIEHIGEYINTERGKFPNFDFVRALKSDLSSDSGTIFRYASHENTILNHIYRQLQRSDEPDKNELCHWIKTISQSSDKNNDKWIGDRNMVDMLELVKKYYYHPATKGSNSIKAVFPAIISTCDFLKEKYNNPIDSIPAGFTSRNYPSDWRWVRTNAKGEIVDPYKLLPSIFEGIGDDSLDLFISDEFIADGGTAMMAYARMQFSEVSDLECRHIIKGLLKYCELDTLAMVMILEHWITNWMN